In Mixophyes fleayi isolate aMixFle1 chromosome 4, aMixFle1.hap1, whole genome shotgun sequence, the following proteins share a genomic window:
- the LOC142149976 gene encoding cathepsin S-like has product MKNLIVLGAAFLVASAVNVLDEEWTIWKSNYEKEYTNKKEETFRRQIWEANWQKVEKHNSLVEQGLKNYTLAMNTFADKTVHELLYQNSPCYSRQKQRTPESTPKPARASSCETKTNAKFPEQVDWRTSGCVTPAKNAGLLCRACWAFASVGVLESRYCIKHKKLRTFSEQQLIDCDPENGGCCSGRSVRAFEYVSYTGIMESKDYEYTQSNFKCLYNCKEAANLNIIKYYKLSEEENIAKSVAVDGPVAVTFQVTPEFFLYNAGVFDGECEDGDSFGMTIVGYGSSCGTDYWILKNSFGQEWGEDGYARVKRNINQCSIANNVFAADIADPA; this is encoded by the exons AAAAGGAATATACtaataaaaaagaagaaacattTAGAAGACAAATTTGGGAGGCAAACTGGCAGAAAGTGGAGAAGCACAATAGCTTGGTTGAGCAGGGCTTAAAGAATTATACTCTGGCAATGAATACATTTGCTGATAAG ACTGTTCACGAACTGCTGTATCAAAACAGCCCATGTTATTCAAGGCAAAAACAAAGAACACCAGAAAGTACTCCTAAGCCAGCACGGGCTTCTTCTTGTGAAACAAAGACAAATGCAAAGTTCCCTGAACAGGTGGACTGGAGAACATCAGGGTGTGTCACTCCTGCTAAAAATGCAGGATTGCTTTGTAGAGCATGTTGGGCTTTTGCCTCG GTAGGCGTTCTTGAATCACGTTATTGTATCAAGCACAAGAAACTGCGTACATTCAGCGAACAGCAATTGATAGACTGTGATCCTGAAAATGGTGGCTGCTGCAGCGGAAGATCTGTGCGTGCATTTGAATATGTTTCTTACACAGGGATCATGGAAAGCAAGGATTATGAATATACACAATCG AACTTTAAGTGCTTGTACAATTGTAAGGAAGCCGCCAacttaaatattatcaaatactACAAGCTGTCAGAAGAGGAGAATATTGCAAAGTCAGTGGCAGTGGATGGACCGGTAGCAGTAACATTTCAAGTGACTCCAGAGTTCTTTTTATATAATGCag GAGTCTTTGATGGGGAATGTGAGGATGGTGATAGTTTTGGCATGACAATTGTGGGCTATGGGTCCTCTTGTGGAACAGATTATTGGATACTTAAAAATAG CTTTGGCCAGGAATGGGGTGAAGATGGTTATGCAAGAGTTAAACGCAACATAAATCAATGCTCAATTGCAAACAATGTGTTTGCAGCAGATATTGCAGATCCTGCATAA